Proteins encoded within one genomic window of Brassica rapa cultivar Chiifu-401-42 chromosome A09, CAAS_Brap_v3.01, whole genome shotgun sequence:
- the LOC117128034 gene encoding uncharacterized protein LOC117128034 isoform X3: MCFCRKVIFEWYFCDTYFFYSETAVGADAFARLPTGDTDQSGSSSKVVHAQKIEPMTVSELNQFIFTADPQIIEFLCTAKVTEIQLDEGWCYIGCSTCSKKLIREETSFTCVPCNETNAVAKLKYRVILSVSDDTGSAAFLGFDEEVASLTHVLASDAAQIVGIGTNAQVDIDLPRSLANLVGSTYTFQLRLKDFNFGPNHRSFTISRIFPARDLAPKPTFSQEGGEDTDQSLPQSVATGLDVRAGIINSVADQLTEAGGARLAHEAVASGEDAGEATARKKARVE, from the exons ATGTGTTTTTGCAGGAAAGTTATATTTGAATGGTACTTCTGCGACACGTATTTTTTTTACTCCGAAACTGCTGTTGGAGCGGATGCATTTGCCAG ATTGCCAACTGGTGATACAGACCAGTCAGGGTCTTCATCAAAGGTGGTTCACGCACAGAAGATTGAACCCATGACGGTTTCAGAGCTTAACCAATTTATTTTCACCGCCGATCCTCAG ATAATTGAGTTCCTCTGTACAGCCAAGGTGACTGAGATTCAGCTTGATGAGGGTTGGTGTTACATTGGATGCTCCACTTGCTCCAAGAAACTCATCCGAGAGGAGACTTCATTCACATGCGTCCCATGCAATGAAACCAATGCTGTGGCTAAACTGAA GTATCGTGTGATTCTCTCCGTGTCAGATGACACTGGTTCAGCAGCTTTCCTTGGTTTTGATGAAGAGGTTGCTAGCCTGACTCATGTTCTTGCTTCTGATGCTGCACAGATCGTG GGGATAGGTACTAATGCCCAAGTTGACATCGACCTACCTCGCTCGCTCGCTAATCTGGTGGGGAGTACCTACACTTTCCAGCTCAGGTTAAAGGACTTCAATTTTGGTCCAAATCACCGAAGCTTTACCATATCTCGCATTTTCCCCGCACGTGATCTTGCGCCAAAGCCAACTTTTTCT CAGGAGGGTGGCGAGGATACCGATCAATCTCTCCCCCAATCTGTGGCAACAGGATTAGATGTCAGAGCTGGTATCATAAACAGTGTTGCAGATCAGCTCACCGAAGCTGGTGGTGCACGTCTAGCACATGAAGCAGTAGCATCGGGTGAAGACGCTGGGGAAGCAACTGCACGTAAGAAAGCACGTGTGGAATGA
- the LOC103838186 gene encoding methionine gamma-lyase, with the protein MLTPKLFVFPISKQSPFIIKKKKKITMAHILNTQHLLTTSGKKRNDRDDEDGDSTVAKKSSLMACEADPAVALASIRHEFGEHGGVNMSIEASATFTVMEPDTMRRMFAGELGPENDFFVYSRHFNPTVLNLSRQMAALEGTQAAYCTSSGMAAISSVLLQLCSSGGHVVASKTLYGGTHALLSHFLPRTCNITTSFVDITDHGAVADAIVDGRTQVLYFESMANPTLTVADTPELSRIAHEKGVAVVVDNTFTPMVLSPAKFGADVVVHSISKFISGGADIIAGAVCGSEKLVKGMMDLRGGSLMLLGPTMNAKVAFELSERIPHLGLRMKEHSRRAQVYAERMRELGMKVIYPGLTDHPQHKVATEMVNREYGYGGLLSIDMETEERANKLMTYLQNATQFGLMAVSLGYYETLMSCSGSSTSSELDPSQKAAAGISPGLIRMSVGYAGTLEQKWTQFEKAFIRM; encoded by the exons ATGTTAACaccaaaattatttgtatttccCATTTCCAAACAGAGTCCCTttataatcaaaaaaaaaaaaaaaatcactatgGCCCATATCCTCAACACCCAACATCTCCTCACAACCTCCGGGAAGAAACGAAACGACCGCGATGACGAAGACGGAGACTCGACCGTTGCAAAGAAATCTTCACTGATGGCATGTGAAGCTGACCCCGCTGTGGCTCTGGCAAGCATCCGCCACGAATTCGGGGAGCACGGCGGAGTGAACATGTCCATCGAGGCCTCCGCCACCTTTACGGTCATGGAACCCGACACCATGAGGCGGATGTTCGCCGGAGAACTTGGACCGGAAAATGACTTCTTCGTATATAGCCGACACTTCAACCCCACCGTGCTCAACCTCAGCCGTCAGATGGCTGCTCTCGAAGGCACCCAAGCCGCCTATTGTACCTCAAGCG GTATGGCGGCGATTTCGTCGGTGCTGCTGCAACTATGCAGCAGTGGGGGACACGTGGTGGCTTCAAAGACGCTCTACGGAGGAACACACGCTTTGCTCTCTCATTTCTTGCCACGGACCTGCAACATAACCACGTCCTTCGTGGACATAACGGACCATGGCGCGGTGGCAGACGCGATCGTCGACGGTAGAACACAAGTCCTATATTTTGAGTCGATGGCCAACCCGACGTTGACTGTGGCCGACACACCTGAGTTGAGCCGTATAGCACACGAGAAGGGCGTGGCGGTGGTGGTGGACAATACCTTTACCCCCATGGTGCTGTCTCCGGCCAAGTTTGGAGCAGATGTGGTGGTTCACAGTATCTCCAAGTTCATTAGTGGTGGGGCCGACATCATCGCAG GGGCCGTGTGTGGGAGCGAGAAGCTGGTGAAAGGGATGATGGATCTGCGTGGCGGGTCTCTGATGCTGCTGGGTCCTACCATGAACGCCAAGGTGGCCTTTGAGCTCTCTGAGCGAATCCCTCACTTGGGCCTTCGCATGAAAGAGCACAGCCGCAGGGCCCAAGTGTATGCAGAAAGAATGAGGGAGCTGGGGATGAAAGTTATATACCCGGGCCTCACGGACCACCCGCAGCACAAGGTGGCTACAGAAATGGTGAACCGAGAGTACGGATACGGAGGGTTGTTGTCAATTGACATGGAGACGGAGGAAAGAGCCAACAAGCTCATGACGTATCTCCAAAACGCCACCCAGTTCGGACTCATGGCCGTCAGTTTGGGTTACTACGAAACTCTCATGTCTTGCTCCGGTAGCAGCACCAGCAGCGAGCTCGACCCCTCTCAGAAAGCAGCCGCAGGTATCTCTCCTGGCCTTATACGAATGTCTGTGGGGTATGCGGGTACACTGGAGCAGAAGTGGACACAATTCGAGAAGGCTTTCATCAGAATGTAA
- the LOC103838183 gene encoding mavicyanin, producing MGMMSLSSVMVLVMILLVQVSSTQYKVGDLDSWGIPTDAKVYSKWPKSHSFKIGDSLLFLYPPSEDSMIQVTASNFKSCNTKDPILYMNDGNSLFNLTQNGTFYFTSGHPGHCQKYQKLIVSVGTYSAEADALSPSSSSADADAPSYQNAFGSIPLSQKSSSSSLLFSTVVASLACAVVVVGALM from the exons atgggaatGATGAGTTTGAGCAGCGTTATGGTTTTGGTGATGATACTATTAGTGCAAGTGTCGTCGACGCAGTACAAAGTTGGGGACTTGGACTCATGGGGTATCCCGACCGATGCTAAAGTCTACTCGAAATGGCCCAAATCTCACTCTTTCAAGATCGGTGACTCCCTct TGTTCTTGTACCCACCAAGCGAAGATTCAATGATTCAAGTGACAGCTTCCAACTTCAAGAGCTGCAACACCAAAGATCCGATCCTGTACATGAACGACGGCAACTCTCTCTTCAACCTCACCCAAAACGGAACCTTTTACTTCACCAGCGGACATCCTGGCCACTGTCAAAAGTACCAGAAGCTCATTGTCTCCGTCGGCACTTACTCCGCCGAAGCAGACGCCTTGTCTCCCTCCTCTTCTTCTGCCGATGCCGACGCTCCTTCTTACCAAAACGCATTTGGATCGATCCCGCTCTCTCAGAAATCTTCGTCTTCATCGCTGCTATTCTCCACTGTCGTTGCTTCGCTGGCCTGCGCTGTCGTCGTCGTCGGTGCTCTCATGTGA
- the LOC117128034 gene encoding uncharacterized protein LOC117128034 isoform X5: MAFTLLNDLRAGRCSNTAEVRLLRLWEARNINKGGELMSLDMLLIDENSTVVHGTVSALLQLRFRQRMTEGSVYTLSGFDVTRSSPKYRLSDAPVAIRFNDGTEFEKLATTSRRIPSEHFRFRPYDQILGLANTGRQLPDIMGELSAIRSTIADRIHGAQRVMLNLRLGSIFGSLALSFHNKLDGYGREPRIVVVTAVNPKLVSGKLYLNGTSATRIFFTPKLLLERMHLPDCQLVIQTSQGLHQRWFTHRRLNP; encoded by the exons ATGGCGTTCACTCTTCTTAACGACTTGAGAGCCGGCCGATGCTCCAATACTGCCGAGGTCCGTCTGCTGAGGCTTTGGGAGGCTAGGAATATCAACAAAGGCGGAGAGCTTATGAGTCTTGACATGTTGCTCATCGATGAGAAC TCTACTGTCGTGCACGGAACTGTCTCTGCCCTTCTCCAGCTTAGGTTCAGACAGCGTATGACCGAGGGATCTGTATACACACTAAGCGGCTTCGATGTGACGCGTAGCAGCCCGAAATACCGGCTATCCGATGCGCCTGTTGCCATTCGTTTCAATGATGGCACCGAATTTGAAAAGCTAGCAACGACATCTCGGAGGATACCCTCGGAGCACTTCCGTTTCCGACCGTACGACCAGATACTTGGACTAGCAAACACTGGGAGACAACTCCCCG ACATAATGGGAGAGCTCAGTGCCATTAGGAGCACCATAGCGGACCGAATCCATGGGGCTCAGCGCGTAATGCTAAACTTGCGTCTTGGAag TATCTTTGGCTCCTTGGCCCTTTCATTCCATAACAAGCTCGATGGGTACGGAAGAGAGCCAAGGATCGTTGTTGTAACAGCCGTGAATCCTAAGTTGGTTTCTG GAAAGTTATATTTGAATGGTACTTCTGCGACACGTATTTTTTTTACTCCGAAACTGCTGTTGGAGCGGATGCATTTGCCAG ATTGCCAACTGGTGATACAGACCAGTCAGGGTCTTCATCAAAGGTGGTTCACGCACAGAAGATTGAACCCATGA
- the LOC117128034 gene encoding uncharacterized protein LOC117128034 isoform X1: protein MCFCRKVIFEWYFCDTYFFYSETAVGADAFARLPTGDTDQSGSSSKVVHAQKIEPMTVSELNQFIFTADPQIIEFLCTAKVTEIQLDEGWCYIGCSTCSKKLIREETSFTCVPCNETNAVAKLKYRVILSVSDDTGSAAFLGFDEEVASLTHVLASDAAQIVVCPLIDLYVLSVKCFIVYLVYLYFSYTLQGIGTNAQVDIDLPRSLANLVGSTYTFQLRLKDFNFGPNHRSFTISRIFPARDLAPKPTFSQEGGEDTDQSLPQSVATGLDVRAGIINSVADQLTEAGGARLAHEAVASGEDAGEATARKKARVE from the exons ATGTGTTTTTGCAGGAAAGTTATATTTGAATGGTACTTCTGCGACACGTATTTTTTTTACTCCGAAACTGCTGTTGGAGCGGATGCATTTGCCAG ATTGCCAACTGGTGATACAGACCAGTCAGGGTCTTCATCAAAGGTGGTTCACGCACAGAAGATTGAACCCATGACGGTTTCAGAGCTTAACCAATTTATTTTCACCGCCGATCCTCAG ATAATTGAGTTCCTCTGTACAGCCAAGGTGACTGAGATTCAGCTTGATGAGGGTTGGTGTTACATTGGATGCTCCACTTGCTCCAAGAAACTCATCCGAGAGGAGACTTCATTCACATGCGTCCCATGCAATGAAACCAATGCTGTGGCTAAACTGAA GTATCGTGTGATTCTCTCCGTGTCAGATGACACTGGTTCAGCAGCTTTCCTTGGTTTTGATGAAGAGGTTGCTAGCCTGACTCATGTTCTTGCTTCTGATGCTGCACAGATCGTGGTATGCCCGCTAATCGACCTCTACGTTTTGAGCGTGAAATGTTTTATTGTATACTTAGTTTACTTATATTTTTCCTACACATTGCAGGGGATAGGTACTAATGCCCAAGTTGACATCGACCTACCTCGCTCGCTCGCTAATCTGGTGGGGAGTACCTACACTTTCCAGCTCAGGTTAAAGGACTTCAATTTTGGTCCAAATCACCGAAGCTTTACCATATCTCGCATTTTCCCCGCACGTGATCTTGCGCCAAAGCCAACTTTTTCT CAGGAGGGTGGCGAGGATACCGATCAATCTCTCCCCCAATCTGTGGCAACAGGATTAGATGTCAGAGCTGGTATCATAAACAGTGTTGCAGATCAGCTCACCGAAGCTGGTGGTGCACGTCTAGCACATGAAGCAGTAGCATCGGGTGAAGACGCTGGGGAAGCAACTGCACGTAAGAAAGCACGTGTGGAATGA
- the LOC117128034 gene encoding uncharacterized protein LOC117128034 isoform X4, giving the protein MCFCRKVIFEWYFCDTYFFYSETAVGADAFARLPTGDTDQSGSSSKVVHAQKIEPMTVSELNQFIFTADPQIIEFLCTAKVTEIQLDEGWCYIGCSTCSKKLIREETSFTCVPCNETNAVAKLKYRVILSVSDDTGSAAFLGFDEEVASLTHVLASDAAQIVGIGTNAQVDIDLPRSLANLVGSTYTFQLRLKDFNFGPNHRSFTISRIFPARDLAPKPTFSEGGEDTDQSLPQSVATGLDVRAGIINSVADQLTEAGGARLAHEAVASGEDAGEATARKKARVE; this is encoded by the exons ATGTGTTTTTGCAGGAAAGTTATATTTGAATGGTACTTCTGCGACACGTATTTTTTTTACTCCGAAACTGCTGTTGGAGCGGATGCATTTGCCAG ATTGCCAACTGGTGATACAGACCAGTCAGGGTCTTCATCAAAGGTGGTTCACGCACAGAAGATTGAACCCATGACGGTTTCAGAGCTTAACCAATTTATTTTCACCGCCGATCCTCAG ATAATTGAGTTCCTCTGTACAGCCAAGGTGACTGAGATTCAGCTTGATGAGGGTTGGTGTTACATTGGATGCTCCACTTGCTCCAAGAAACTCATCCGAGAGGAGACTTCATTCACATGCGTCCCATGCAATGAAACCAATGCTGTGGCTAAACTGAA GTATCGTGTGATTCTCTCCGTGTCAGATGACACTGGTTCAGCAGCTTTCCTTGGTTTTGATGAAGAGGTTGCTAGCCTGACTCATGTTCTTGCTTCTGATGCTGCACAGATCGTG GGGATAGGTACTAATGCCCAAGTTGACATCGACCTACCTCGCTCGCTCGCTAATCTGGTGGGGAGTACCTACACTTTCCAGCTCAGGTTAAAGGACTTCAATTTTGGTCCAAATCACCGAAGCTTTACCATATCTCGCATTTTCCCCGCACGTGATCTTGCGCCAAAGCCAACTTTTTCT GAGGGTGGCGAGGATACCGATCAATCTCTCCCCCAATCTGTGGCAACAGGATTAGATGTCAGAGCTGGTATCATAAACAGTGTTGCAGATCAGCTCACCGAAGCTGGTGGTGCACGTCTAGCACATGAAGCAGTAGCATCGGGTGAAGACGCTGGGGAAGCAACTGCACGTAAGAAAGCACGTGTGGAATGA
- the LOC117128034 gene encoding uncharacterized protein LOC117128034 isoform X2: MCFCRKVIFEWYFCDTYFFYSETAVGADAFARLPTGDTDQSGSSSKVVHAQKIEPMTVSELNQFIFTADPQIIEFLCTAKVTEIQLDEGWCYIGCSTCSKKLIREETSFTCVPCNETNAVAKLKYRVILSVSDDTGSAAFLGFDEEVASLTHVLASDAAQIVVCPLIDLYVLSVKCFIVYLVYLYFSYTLQGIGTNAQVDIDLPRSLANLVGSTYTFQLRLKDFNFGPNHRSFTISRIFPARDLAPKPTFSEGGEDTDQSLPQSVATGLDVRAGIINSVADQLTEAGGARLAHEAVASGEDAGEATARKKARVE; the protein is encoded by the exons ATGTGTTTTTGCAGGAAAGTTATATTTGAATGGTACTTCTGCGACACGTATTTTTTTTACTCCGAAACTGCTGTTGGAGCGGATGCATTTGCCAG ATTGCCAACTGGTGATACAGACCAGTCAGGGTCTTCATCAAAGGTGGTTCACGCACAGAAGATTGAACCCATGACGGTTTCAGAGCTTAACCAATTTATTTTCACCGCCGATCCTCAG ATAATTGAGTTCCTCTGTACAGCCAAGGTGACTGAGATTCAGCTTGATGAGGGTTGGTGTTACATTGGATGCTCCACTTGCTCCAAGAAACTCATCCGAGAGGAGACTTCATTCACATGCGTCCCATGCAATGAAACCAATGCTGTGGCTAAACTGAA GTATCGTGTGATTCTCTCCGTGTCAGATGACACTGGTTCAGCAGCTTTCCTTGGTTTTGATGAAGAGGTTGCTAGCCTGACTCATGTTCTTGCTTCTGATGCTGCACAGATCGTGGTATGCCCGCTAATCGACCTCTACGTTTTGAGCGTGAAATGTTTTATTGTATACTTAGTTTACTTATATTTTTCCTACACATTGCAGGGGATAGGTACTAATGCCCAAGTTGACATCGACCTACCTCGCTCGCTCGCTAATCTGGTGGGGAGTACCTACACTTTCCAGCTCAGGTTAAAGGACTTCAATTTTGGTCCAAATCACCGAAGCTTTACCATATCTCGCATTTTCCCCGCACGTGATCTTGCGCCAAAGCCAACTTTTTCT GAGGGTGGCGAGGATACCGATCAATCTCTCCCCCAATCTGTGGCAACAGGATTAGATGTCAGAGCTGGTATCATAAACAGTGTTGCAGATCAGCTCACCGAAGCTGGTGGTGCACGTCTAGCACATGAAGCAGTAGCATCGGGTGAAGACGCTGGGGAAGCAACTGCACGTAAGAAAGCACGTGTGGAATGA